In the genome of Elusimicrobiota bacterium, the window ACCCGGATCGTAGAGTTCGGTCGGTTTGCCCAAGAGCGCGCTGAAAAGCGTGGCGGGAAGGCGGGCACGGTCGAATTTCTCGGGTTCACTCACTACTGCACGAAAAGACGGAGCGGGCGGTTCCTGGTGGGACGACGGACAAGCGGAAAGCGGTTGCGAGCGAAGCTGGTGGCCATGAACGAATGGCTGAAGGGCGTGAGGAACAGTCTTCCGTTGGCGGACTGGTGGAGGATTCTTCGCTGGAAGCGGAACGGGCACTCCCAGTATTATGGGGTCACGGGGAACTGGCGTGGGATCAGCCGGTTCCATCAGGAAGTGTTGAGGATGACCTGTAAGTGGTGGAACCGGCGCAGTCAGAAGCGGAGCGGTGACTGGGAAGAATTCCAGCGTCGCCTCCAGTGGAATCCGCTACCCCCACCGCGTCTTGCGCACATCCTTCGATTGGCCTAGACTTTGTGAGTGACACCAAAGAGCCGTATATGGGAAAACTGTACGTACGGTTCTGGGAGGGGATGTTGGATCGTCTACGGACGACAGATACATTCTACTCAACCGATCAATTAACTCTTGTTGGAGAGCGGGGGAGTCCTTCACAGGGGCGAGAATGGACTCTTCAACTCAAGTTTGCGGAAGTCAATTAAGCAAACAGGTCCTCCCTCTCTTTCCGGAGAGGCGAGGGCGGGCGGGGTTAGGGTTTCTTCCCCACGATCTGAATAACAGACCCCATTCCGTTGTGAAACTTTCCCTCAATGACGGGGCGATTTTTCTCAAGGGAATGAACAAAATTTAGGCCCGATAATTCTAAACGGACTTCAGCTAAATCCATGAGGAGGGATAAGTCTGGGGGCCCCCCGGTTCCTTTTCCCAATTGTTGAGGGCTATAGGCCTCCAAGAGGAAAAGCCCTCCGCTGACTAACCCTGCCACGGAACGTTTGTGCAAATCGTCTCTCATCAACCGTGGAATATGGGCCCAAATGGAAACGATTCCTTGCCAGTCCCCGGGTTGAATGACAAAATCTTTAAGGTCGGATGCCGCCGTTTTGATTTCAACGCCGTTTTCGGCGGCGAGAGTTTGTGCTTTCGCCAATCCCACGCGGCTTTGATCCACGGCTGTGACTTGATACCCCTGTTTTGCAAGAAAAACGGCGTTTCGTCCTTCGCCTTCCGCTAAGCACAACACTTTTCCCATGGGAATCAGGGACCAAAATTCTTTGAGGAAATCATTTGGTTCTTTGCCGTAAGCAAAGGGTTCCCTCGTGTATCGTTCGTTCCACCATTCCATGCTTGTCTCCTTGCCTCCCTGGGGCCCATGAATACGAACCGCCAGGGTCAGCCCCGCTCTTGGGCTTCCGAAAGGAAAAATGGATTGATGACATTCCAAGAGACATTGAGAATAGCATTCCTTTAACCCACCCAGTGGCGAATCCGTTCGTGCACAAGAAGAGGGATACCATCCATTTGTCCCCCAAGGTGTCTGAGCCCTTCAAAGGAATGGGGGAGCAAGTTCCATCCTTGACAGAAGATTTTCGTTGGACTAATATATGCTATATGACGCATATAAGAATATCCGACATCGTCTCGTTTCATGGGGCACTCAACGAACCGTTGAGGCTCCGGATCCTGCGGCTCCTTATGGAACGGGAATTGTGTGTGTGCGAGATGATGAGGGTCTTGAAAACACCCCAATATAAAGTTTCCCGCCATTTGGGGATCCTTAAAAAAGCTGGCCTTGTCCGCGATTGGCGTGAAGGGACATGGATCCATTACGAAATTGCCCCGACCCTTTCCAGTGTCTTGAAGGAAACCTTGGCTTGTTTAAGGGCGTTATGGGACCAGAGCCCACTTATTCAAGAAGATTTGCGGTGGCTCAACCGTACGTCCGTGCGGAAACCTGGTGCACCGGTTGTAAACGGCTGATTTTTTTACCTCTTTATATGCGTTGTATTGCATGAGAGAAACCGTGGCAGATGGGGGGCCTTGACGGGCAAGTCCCGCGGTGTTGAAAAGACCTTTTTATTGTGGGAGAGATGACGGACCCTTTAGGTTTTTGTTGAGACAGGTGTTGATTTGAGGAGATTCGCATGGAATGGAAAAAGGAATTAAAGGTTTTGGGGTGGCTCGGTGGGGCTTTTCTTGTCGCTTTTTTTCTCCCCGTGGGGTCGGCCCGATTTGATGGGTCGGTGATGGAGGGATTCCACCTGGTGAGGTGGTACGCCCGGGAGCATGTTGTTTTGTGTCTTCTCCCAGCGTTCTTCATTGCCGGAGCCATTTCGGTCTTTATCCGTCAGGCGTCTGTGATGAAATACTTGGGAACCAAGGCGCATCCGGTGATGGCTTACGGTGTGGCGTCGGTGTCAGGGACCATCCTGGCCGTGTGTTCCTGCACTGTGTTGCCCTTATTTGGTGGAATTTACAAGCGTGGGGCGGGATTGGGGCCTGCCGTGGCTTTCCTGTATTCAGGGCCGGCCATCAACGTGTTGGCCATCGTTTTGACGGCCCGCGTTTTGGGATTGGAAATGGGACTAGTCCGGACGGTTGGGGCGGTCATTTTTAGTGTTGTGGCGGGATTGGCCATGCACCTGTTTTTTCGGAAGGAGGAATCGGCCCGGGCGGCGGCGCAAGTCCTCTTGCCGGAAC includes:
- a CDS encoding methyltransferase domain-containing protein: MEWWNERYTREPFAYGKEPNDFLKEFWSLIPMGKVLCLAEGEGRNAVFLAKQGYQVTAVDQSRVGLAKAQTLAAENGVEIKTAASDLKDFVIQPGDWQGIVSIWAHIPRLMRDDLHKRSVAGLVSGGLFLLEAYSPQQLGKGTGGPPDLSLLMDLAEVRLELSGLNFVHSLEKNRPVIEGKFHNGMGSVIQIVGKKP
- a CDS encoding helix-turn-helix transcriptional regulator yields the protein MTHIRISDIVSFHGALNEPLRLRILRLLMERELCVCEMMRVLKTPQYKVSRHLGILKKAGLVRDWREGTWIHYEIAPTLSSVLKETLACLRALWDQSPLIQEDLRWLNRTSVRKPGAPVVNG